From Streptomyces sp. NBC_00775, one genomic window encodes:
- a CDS encoding CoA-transferase subunit beta, which produces MTATRAEYCVIACAEAWRDNGEVLASPMGLIPSIGARLARRTFSPDLLLTDGEAMLVGLDGTPEGWLPYRRHLTMVTGGRRHVMMGASQIDRFGNQNISCIGDWARPTRQLLGVRGAPVNTLNNPTSYWVPKHSPRVFVERVDMVCGVGYDRAAAAGPSATRFHRVPRVVTDLAVLDFATPDHSMRLASLHPGVTVERVREATGFELHVPDQVPYTREPTSRELELIREVIDPQGTRNREVPVAGKAGL; this is translated from the coding sequence GTGACCGCGACCCGTGCCGAGTACTGCGTGATCGCCTGTGCCGAGGCCTGGCGGGACAACGGCGAGGTGCTCGCCAGCCCCATGGGCCTGATCCCGTCCATCGGCGCCCGCCTCGCCAGGCGCACCTTCTCGCCCGACCTGCTGCTGACGGACGGCGAGGCGATGCTCGTCGGCCTCGACGGCACACCGGAGGGCTGGCTGCCCTACCGCCGGCATCTGACGATGGTCACCGGCGGCCGTCGGCACGTGATGATGGGCGCGAGCCAGATCGACCGCTTCGGCAACCAGAACATCTCCTGCATCGGAGACTGGGCCAGACCCACGCGCCAACTGCTCGGCGTGCGCGGAGCCCCGGTCAACACCCTCAACAACCCGACCAGTTACTGGGTTCCCAAGCACTCACCGCGCGTCTTCGTCGAGCGGGTCGACATGGTGTGCGGGGTGGGGTACGACCGCGCCGCCGCGGCGGGCCCGAGCGCCACGCGTTTCCACCGCGTCCCGCGCGTGGTGACCGACCTCGCCGTCCTCGACTTCGCCACGCCCGACCACTCGATGCGCCTCGCCTCGCTGCACCCGGGCGTCACGGTCGAGCGGGTGAGGGAGGCGACGGGCTTCGAGCTGCACGTCCCCGACCAGGTGCCGTACACGCGTGAACCGACGTCACGGGAGCTGGAGTTGATCCGTGAGGTCATCGACCCCCAGGGCACCCGGAACCGCGAGGTTCCCGTAGCGGGAAAGGCCGGGCTCTGA
- a CDS encoding CoA transferase subunit A — protein MSDKTMTPDEAVSRLRGGMTLGIGGWGSRRKPMALVRALLRTGITDLTVVSYGGPDVGLLAAAGRIRKLVTAFATLDSIPLEPHYRAARERGAFELMEVDEAMFMWGLRAAANRLPFLPVRAGIGSDVMRVNPGLRTVTSPYADGPSGIREEFVAMPALRLDAALVHMNRADRLGNGQYLGPDPYFDDLFCEAADTAYVSCERVVDTAELTKEAAPQTLLLDRSSVTGVVEAPNGAHFTSCVPDYGRDEAFQKLYATTPYSEFAERFLGGDEHAYQRAVQAWRKERSQ, from the coding sequence GTGAGCGACAAGACCATGACTCCCGACGAGGCGGTCTCCCGGCTGCGCGGCGGGATGACCCTCGGCATCGGCGGCTGGGGCTCGCGCCGCAAGCCGATGGCTCTGGTGAGAGCGCTGCTCCGCACCGGGATCACCGATCTCACGGTGGTCTCGTACGGCGGCCCGGACGTGGGCCTGCTCGCCGCCGCGGGACGGATACGCAAGCTCGTCACCGCTTTCGCGACGCTCGACTCGATCCCGCTCGAACCGCACTACCGGGCGGCGCGCGAGCGCGGCGCCTTCGAGCTGATGGAGGTCGACGAGGCGATGTTCATGTGGGGGCTGCGCGCCGCCGCCAACCGGCTGCCGTTCCTGCCGGTGCGGGCCGGCATCGGCTCGGACGTGATGCGGGTCAACCCCGGCCTGCGGACGGTCACTTCGCCGTACGCCGACGGGCCCTCGGGGATACGGGAGGAGTTCGTCGCCATGCCCGCCCTGCGCCTGGACGCGGCCCTGGTCCACATGAACCGCGCGGACCGCCTCGGCAACGGCCAGTACCTGGGTCCGGACCCGTACTTCGACGACCTGTTCTGCGAGGCCGCGGACACGGCGTACGTCTCCTGCGAGCGCGTCGTCGACACCGCGGAGCTGACCAAGGAGGCCGCGCCGCAGACGCTGCTGCTCGACCGGTCGAGCGTGACGGGCGTCGTCGAGGCCCCGAACGGCGCCCACTTCACCTCGTGCGTACCCGACTACGGGCGCGACGAGGCCTTCCAGAAGCTGTACGCCACGACGCCGTACTCCGAGTTCGCCGAGCGCTTCCTCGGTGGCGACGAACACGCCTACCAGCGCGCCGTCCAGGCCTGGCGGAAGGAGCGGAGCCAGTGA
- a CDS encoding enoyl-CoA hydratase family protein, whose product MGVSTSSPEKGISVVTVDFPPVNALPVRGWFDLADAVRAAGRDPGIRCVVLTAEGRGFNAGVDIKEMQRAAENSGATGGHHTLIDANRGCFEAFAAVYECEVPVVAAVRGFCLGGGIGLVGNADAIVASEDATFGLPELDRGALGAATHLARLVPQHLMRALYYTSRTATAAELHAHGSVWKVVPREELRAAALELAREIAAKDGQLIRLAKAAINGIDPVDVRRSYRFEQGFTFEANLSGVADRVRDTFGKAGKIGKEGAEE is encoded by the coding sequence ATGGGTGTCTCCACCTCGTCCCCGGAAAAGGGGATTTCCGTCGTCACGGTCGACTTCCCGCCGGTGAACGCGCTGCCGGTGCGGGGCTGGTTCGACCTGGCCGACGCCGTCCGCGCGGCGGGCCGCGACCCCGGGATCCGCTGTGTCGTGCTGACGGCGGAGGGGCGCGGTTTCAACGCGGGCGTCGACATCAAGGAGATGCAGCGGGCCGCCGAGAACAGTGGGGCCACCGGGGGCCATCACACGCTCATAGACGCCAACCGCGGCTGCTTCGAGGCCTTCGCCGCGGTGTACGAGTGCGAGGTGCCCGTCGTCGCGGCGGTGCGGGGCTTCTGTCTGGGCGGCGGGATAGGGCTCGTGGGGAACGCGGACGCGATCGTGGCGAGCGAGGACGCGACCTTCGGGCTGCCCGAACTCGACCGCGGCGCGCTCGGCGCGGCCACGCATCTGGCCCGGCTGGTCCCGCAGCACCTGATGCGCGCCCTGTACTACACCTCGCGCACCGCGACCGCGGCCGAACTGCACGCGCACGGCTCGGTGTGGAAGGTCGTGCCGCGCGAGGAACTGCGGGCGGCGGCCCTGGAGCTGGCGCGCGAGATAGCCGCCAAGGACGGGCAGCTGATCCGCCTGGCCAAGGCCGCCATCAACGGCATCGACCCCGTCGACGTCCGCCGCAGCTACCGCTTCGAGCAGGGCTTCACCTTCGAGGCGAACCTCAGCGGGGTCGCCGACCGCGTCCGCGACACCTTCGGAAAAGCCGGAAAGATCGGAAAGGAGGGGGCTGAAGAGTGA